The DNA window AACCACAACGCCCGCGAAGACGCGTTCTTTCGCCACAACAGACAAATCCGCATCAGCCCGATCCGGCTGATCGATGCCGACGGGGAGATGCAAGGCGTCGTCCCGACCGACCAGGCCCTTCGCATGGCGCAAGACGCCGGCCTGGACCTCGTCGAGATTGCCCCCAATGTCCGCCCACCCGTCTGCCGAATCCTCGACTACGGCAAGTGGAAGTACGAGCAGCAGAAGAAGTCCGACAAGCAGCGGGCTCAGCAGCGGCACACCGGTCTCAAAGAGGTCAAGATCAAGACAACCAAGATTGACCCGCACGATCTGAAGATCAAGACGGATCGTGCCCGCAAGTTCCTGGAGGACGGCCACAAAGTCCAAATCACCCTCCAGTACCGCGGCCGAGAGATGGCCCACCAAGACATCGGCCAAGACCTGCTCAACGGCGTGAAGCGGGAGCTGTTCATGATCTCCAAGGTCGAGCAGGACTTCCGCATGCAGGGGCGTCGTGGGAATATGGTCCTCTCGCCCGACAAAAAGGACCCGAAGAAGGTTCGGGCCCCCGAGCCGGGCGAGCCGATCACGGTCGGCACCAAGGGCGTCCCGCTCGCCGAGGCT is part of the Planctomycetota bacterium genome and encodes:
- the infC gene encoding translation initiation factor IF-3; its protein translation is NHNAREDAFFRHNRQIRISPIRLIDADGEMQGVVPTDQALRMAQDAGLDLVEIAPNVRPPVCRILDYGKWKYEQQKKSDKQRAQQRHTGLKEVKIKTTKIDPHDLKIKTDRARKFLEDGHKVQITLQYRGREMAHQDIGQDLLNGVKRELFMISKVEQDFRMQGRRGNMVLSPDKKDPKKVRAPEPGEPITVGTKGVPLAEAGPAGDASKDEVVKPARKSLFPSRQPTQATAEGEAPPKPKATFGLPPRNSDDAVIPAPSDSEEPAAEAEPAPASDAA